CCTGGACAGAGGCCAGCTGGGTGGGGACAGCAGAGCCTGGGAGTGCTCTGTGCTCCGAGTGGCTTCTTGAAGCCTTTGGTACCAGCGCCCCAGGCCAACCAGGCAAGGAGAGTGGCTCTGTGCTGTCCTGGCCTTTCCCCTGACAAGGAACAGACACTCCCTAGGGCTGTTCAATGGAGAATGTGTTGGAATGAGGACCTTGACATGGCTGCCTGGAAATTCCTCAGGGGTCGCAGAGGCCCTGGTTCGGGGCTGGCAGGCACAGTGGCCCCCACAGCTGAGGATTGTGGGGAGGTGCgtgctgggtgtgggggtgtgcgtgtgtgtgctgCATGCACTCTACAGGCAGGACCGTCCTGGCATGGGGCTGTTCTGGGCTAGAGGGGCCGGTGTATGCTGTGGGTGCCCCATGGCTAGGACTCTCCTCTAGACACAGGCTCAGTCTGCTGGAGCGGGTCAGTGCCGAGGCTGTGACCACCACCCTGCACCAGGTGACCCGGGAGAGGATGGAGGACCGTTGCCGAGGCGAGTACGAGCGCTCCTTCCTGCGTGAGTTCCACAAGGTGAGGGCCCCTCCTTTGGGCTGTGCCCCGCTGGGGACAGGGGAGTAGGTTTCTGGCAAACCTGACACCTGGCTTCGGAAGCATCCAGAGCGTGGAGGCCTGGGTTGGCCTGGACCGGGTGGTGGCTGGAGCTGTTTTGATGTCGGGTAGAGACCAGTACTTCTGGGCCCTGGTGACAGCGAGGACACATCTGAGGTGCGCTCACCAGATCTGCTCAGAATCCCATGGCTGCAGGCAATACCGGGCCAGGGTCCCCAGGGGTTGCCCCAGGCAGGTGTGACGAAGCCGGGCCCACCAGAAGGGCCAGTGAATGGACCCCCTTCTCCTGTTTGCTGCCCTACTTAAGTGTGGACTTGCTTGGCCGGTCCCTCATGGACTGACCTACAGCCGGCCTGCACCACAGCGGGGGCGAGACACCCTCACATGGGGCCTCCAGGCCTCTGCACTGTTGGGGTGTGGTCTGGGGCTCTGCTCTGGGCTCCCAGGGCCATAGGGGAACTGGGCCCACCCCTGTGGGTCCCCCTACCCTGTTCCCACATGTCACCTGTCCTTTCCTCAGTGCTTCGGAGTCCACCTACTGAGGTGCAGATTGGCTGTGATGTCAGGCTTTCAGAGAGAGAGGGCGTCCCCACAGCAGTGGGCAAGAGTGGGCAGTCGGGTGGAGAGGGTGAACATCCGTGCGGTCTTGTCACTGGGTAGCAGGTCTGTGGGATGTGTGCACGCCTGGGCCTCCGCGGTGGAATTGCCGTCTAGGGGTTTGTGCTCACTCAGAGACGCTCTTGTGATGTATGGTGTCATCTGCATGGTGGGGGAGTGGGGGCTGGTCACATGTTTGGTCTCAAGGGTGTGTTTATCCATTTAAGTGGGGGCAAACGTGCCCGCCAGGCACAGCGCACGGGCCATGTGTGTCCGTCATGTCTCATGCTAGGGCTGCTGGTGCCAGTGATAAGTGTGGGCACTGGTGCGTGTGAGAGGCACGAAGACCGCAGGGGGGCTGGGACATCGCCTTTTGGGCCATCACCCACCCTGCAGGTTTTGATGTGCTTCCGCCTCCAGACACAGGTGGCCTTCGGGCTCCCCTTGGTCCTGGCCGACAGAGTGGGTGGCTGCGAGGCTCCTCCCAGCCTATGAGTCAGCGTGGGGCTCACCATGCTTTCCTACAGCTCACGCTAGTGTTCTCCCGACAGTGGATCGAGCGGGTGGTCGGCTGGCTCGGCAAGGTGTTCCTGCAGGACGGCCCCGCCAGGCCTGCGTCTCCTGAGGCCGGCAATACCCTGCGCCGCTGGCGCTGCCACGTGCAAAGGTTCTTCTACCGCATTTACGCCAGCCTGCGCATCGAGGAGCTCTTCAGCATCATCCGAGGTTGTCCCGCCCCGGCCTCGGGGTCCTCTCTCTTGTCTGGGGAGCCTTCCCAGGGCCTTTGCTGTGTCTCCTCTGTGTCTGTCAGAGTCTGGGCTCCCTGTGCCTTCGCCGTGTCTCCTCTGTGTCTGTCAGAGTCTGGGCTCCCTGTGCCTTCGCCGTGTCTCCTCTATGTCTGCGTCTGGGCTCTCTGTGCCTTCGCTGTTGCTCTTGCAGGGGGGTGCACCGGGCAGGGCTGGGACCCTCCCCACTGCGGGCGTCCCCTATGCCTGGATCAGGGCAGGTGTGGCAGATGCTGGACGGTGCTTCTAGGTGTCCACTGCTATGCTCCCTTGTTCTTGGCTCTTGCTGGGGACTGGCCCCTGGGTGTTGCTCTGTCCACCCTGTGGCATTGTGGTCAAATGCATCAGCACGCTGAAGTGTCCGGAGGGACGTCTGGTGCCTAGCAGGTGGTCTCATCATCTTCCTGGGGCTGGCGAGCGCATGTCCTCTCACACACTGCACACACCCTGCACCAGcccgcacgtgcacacacatctGTGTCCGTTCCTGAGGGATGTTCCTCTTCTTGTAGACTTTCCAGACTCCCGGCCAGCCATCGAGGACCTCAAGTACTGCCTGGAGAGGACAGACCAGAGGCAGCAGCTGCTCGTGTCCCTCAAGGCTGCCCTGGAGACTCGGCTCCTGCATCCAGGTGCTGTGTGCTGCCCGGCTGCCCAGCGCTCGGGGCTTAGACACTCACCAGAGTGCCCATGTCCAGGGAGCCTGGGGCCCAGTCTGCTAGCCCTGGACTTGTAGGTCTAAGGAAGGAATGGGTGGAGAAGCAGTTGGCGAGGTCCTTAGGGGATCTCGAGTGCCCATCAGCTTGCTTGTTTCTTCTTTGAAGGGAGTCGGGACTGACTGGTAGGTCTGAGGTGATGAGACTTAATTCTCTCAGAACAGACCACCCTGCAGGGCAGGGCCTGTGAGCAGATAGAGATGGGGATGGGGGGACAAGGGAACAAGGCTGCAGTGGGGACCTGTAGACCACCTGACCGGCATGGCCAGCTGTCTACTCGGGCGTTGGCCCCTGGGAGGCTGTGGTCCTGGGCACTGCATGATTGCTGGCCTCTGCCCTGTCTGTAGGCGTCAACACATGTGACATCATCACCCTCTACATCTCTGCCATCAAGGCGCTGCGTGTGCTGGACCCTTCCATGGTCATCCTGGAGGTTGCCTGTGAGCCCATCCGCCGCTACCTGAGGTGAGGGCCGCGCCGGCCCGGGAGCCACTGGGACCCCCGGCATCCTGCTGAGCTCCTCGTGGTCCTGGGGGCAGCCAGAGGGTGTGCTCAGCCCTCAGGACACAAGGTCTCCCCTAGCTGGGGAGTGCACAGGATCAGGCCCAAggctctttcctttcctcttgccGGTGCCGGGCACCTGTCCTTGTCACACGGTGTCACTGTGCCCTCTGTGTGCAGCTGCCAGAGGCCCACCGCagcccttcctctgcctcctcctctccagTGCAGAGAGAATCTCTTCCACTTGGCCTCGCCTTGGTGCTGACCAGCCCCCCCGGCTGACCCGGCAAGGAGAGTGGGCTCTGTGCTGTCCCAGCCTTTCCCACAACAAGGAACAGACACTGCCGGGGGTTGTTTGGTGGAGAATGTGCTGGAATGAGGACCTTGACGTGGCCGCCTGGAAATTCCTCAGGGCCGGCAGGCACAGCGGACCCCAGAAGCCGAGCAGTAGCGGCCGGTGGGAATCTGGCGCCTGTGCGGACTTGTTTGGTGCTTTGTGGCTGTAACTGGCCTGGCTTCCgggccagttctttttttttttttttttcagaagatatatctttaactttttttttttttgagacggagtctcacagccagtcacccaggagtgcagtggcttcatcTCGCTCACTGctcctcgcctcccaggttcacgccacctCCGCTcctctcagcctccgagtagctgggactacaggctctcgggCCACCATGccctccggctagttttttgtatttttagtagagacggggtttcaccatgttaggggcccgatggtctcatctcctgactcctccTCGGATCCACCCgggccggcctcccaaagtgctgggattacaggcttgagccaccgcctgcttttttttttttttgaggtggagtctctgctctgtcgcctgagctggagtgcagctAGATCTCACCACTGtgaactctgcctcccgggttcacgccattctcctgcctccacctctggaggtagctgggactacaggctcaccaccatgccctcgggctaattttttttgtattttagtagagacggggtttcaccgtgttagctgtggatggtctgatctcctgccTCCTGATCTGCCTCCGGccagcctcccagtgctgctggattacaggtgtgagccaccccacctggcctttttttttttccgagatagGCTCTTGCTGTGTCGGAGTGCGCAGGCAGAATCCTATCTCCCTGCAGCCTCGGACACCTGGGCCTGAGTCTTCCTGGCTCAGTGTCCCTAAGTGCTGGGAGCGCGCTCGCAGCTCCTGCTGTTCCCGAGTAGTGTtgagtttatttgtttttaaggagTCTGACGGGCTTGTCTTTAATACATAGCCTGTCACACTGAGTGTAGAGGCAGGGTCGGTGGTGCTGGCCTAGATGGGGCCGGGACTGGGGTGAGTGGTGGGAGGTGCACGCAGGGTGTCCACACTGTGGGCCACAGCAGCACTCACGTCGGCAGGACACGGGAGGACACGGTGCGGCAGATTGTGGCCGGGCTGACAGGGGACTCGGACGGGACAGGGGACCTGGCTGTTGAGCTGTCCAAGACCGACCCTGCAAGCCTGGAGACAGGCCAGGACAGTGAGGATGACTCGGGCGAGCCAGAGGACTGGGTCCCGGACCCCGTGGATGCCGATCCAGGTCAGCCCCGCACGGCCCCGTTCACCAGCGGGGTGGGGGCTTCAGCCAGGCCGTCTGCTCTGGACTCATCTCTGTCACAGAGCTTGGCTGTGTCAGGTGTGGCCAGTGTCCCAGAGGCTTGAGGGTGTCGAAGTTCAGGGCAGTGCTCCACCCCCCCGCTGGCCTGGGCAGGCCCGTGATGGGCTGTGTTCCTCCGTGGCTAGTCACTGGCCGTGGGGGATGCCCTGCCTCACACTACTTGTGAGCTGTGGGGTGTTCCTgccctgccaccgcacctggcagagGAGTGAAGATGTGGGTGGCCCCTGAGCCCCATACTGATTTGGCCCTCAGAGTCCTGTTAGGGTGCCAGCTCCTACTCAGGGCCCATCTGTGCCTGGCCCTCGTCTGCGAGGGCTCTCAGGGCTGTGGGGCCCAGGCCTGGCCCCTGCCCTGGCACAGATGGTAAGTCTTCAACACATCTTTAGTCTCAGAGGAAAACCCCAGGACCTTTGGCTTGTCCCCTAAGCCTGCATGGGGGTCCCGGGAGGTCCCTGtgaggtgggaggggctggggattGAAGCTTTTGCTACAGGACCTGACTCTAGGTCTCCCAGGAGGCGCCGGGCTGCTCCCAGCCTCGAGGGCCTTCAGGAAGAGCCCTGCCAGGCTGTGCCGTCTGGCTGGGCGGGTTGGGAGGGGGGCGGCCCTGTCCTTGCCCCGGTGCCTGTCAGGTGACACCCCTGCCCCCACCGTGCCAGGGAAGTCGAGCTCCAAGAGGCGTTCATCAGACATCATCAGTCTGCTGGTCAGCATCTACGGCAGCAAGGATCTCTTCATCAATGAGTACCGCTCGCTGCTGGCTGACCGCCTGCTGCACCAGTTCAGCTTCAGCCCTGAGCGGTGAGGCCCACGATGTGCCGGTCATCTCCGGGGTACCGGGGCCTTTGCCAAGCCTCTGTCGGGACAGGGCCCTGATCCTGTGCCTGGGGCCTGGTTGGAGCTGTGCTTCCGCCCCCACTCCTGGCTGAAGGTGTGCTAGCCATCGGGGTGCCCACACAGGACCCCTGCTCTACCTGGGGGGCACCCCCGTGCCCTGCCACAGGTGCTCCTTGGGGCTGGGGCTCACCGCGACACCCTGCCCAGACACTCATCTTTCCAGGGAGATCCGCAACGTGGAGCTGCTGAAGCTGCGCTTTGGCGAGGCCCCAATGCACTTCTGCGAGGTCATGCTGAAGGTGGGTCCCAGCCCCACCCGCTGCCCGGCTGCCCCACAGGTCCCCCGTGACACTGGCTCCTCCTCAGGACATGGCAGACTCCCGCCGCATCAACGCCAACATCCGGGAGGAGGACGAGAAGCGGCCGGCAGAGGAGCAGCCACCGTTCGGGGTCTATGCTGTCATCCTGTCCAGTGAGTTCTGGCCACCCTTCAAGGACGAGAAGCTCGAGGTCCCCGAGGACATCAGGGCAGCCCTGGAGGCTTACTGCAAGAAGTACGAGCAGCTCAAGGTACCTCCACGCCGGGCCGCCCCATGGGCCCTCGGCACCCCCATCCTGCGCTGCagggctcacagcagcctggTACCTGTGGCCGCCCCGTTGTCACCCGAGTGTCTCTGGGTTGGTCCCGTCTCGCAGTCACCCCTGCAGGAGAGGGACTGGGTCTGGCCCACACTCCATCTGCCTTCCTCCCAGCAACCCTGTGCGCCTGTGAGCGAGAGTCCCCGTGGCCCACAGGAGCTTGGGTGGGCTCTGCTGGGCCCAGGTCTCTCGACTGCTTTACGGGGACCCCTGTGGCCACAGCAGGCCCCGCCCTCTGAGCGTTTCCTCCTCTTTCACCATCCGTCCTCTGCCTCTCAGAACCGGGGCTTGGGGTGCCTTGTGTCACTGCAGGGAGGCAGCCGGGGAGCCAGAGTTGCCCTCTGCCCAGGGCAGCGCTCCCAAGCACACCTGACTCCCAGGACTGCAGCCCTGCCCCCTTCTCCAGGTCTGTTTCCTCGAGAACTACCTTTGCAGGTTCCAGCGGTACTTGAGGACCGGGGCTGTGGGTCTGTGGTGGGAATAGGAGGGAAGCAGATGTGGGGAGTGGAGGAGTGAGCCCTGGCCTGGAGGTCACTGGCAGACGGGGACAGTGTGCCCAGGTGATGGTGTTGGCCGTGTTTGGCTCACATCCCTGGCAGCACTGCCGATCCCAGCAGTCCCAGGACAGGCGTCCAGAGCCCAAGGGTTGGGACCAGGCTTGGAGGTTCTTTCCCTGAGCTCATAGTCAGGTGAGATGTGTCGGCTGGCGGAGGAAGGGGTTAGGATAGCCATCACAGGCAGGTTCCAGGGCTTTCAGTCTGATGTGTGGGGCCTGTGGGGCCTCCAGTATGCCCAGCAATGCTCaagagtggggtggggtgggcaccCCAGCGGGGGAAATGTGAGGAGAGGGTCCTGGGGCACAGCCGGCATCCAGGCTGCAGACCCCAATCCCAGGAGCCCCAGGAGCCCCAGGAGGGGGATGGTCCAGCCTCAGCCAGGGCCAGAGGAGCAGTCTTAGGACAGAGCCGCCAGGAGGCTGGCAGGTGGGGCTGAGTTCAAAGGAGGGTCCGCAGCTTCTCCAGGTCTGCTGTCAAGGAGGCTGGACCTAgatgtgtgttctttttttctttggcgAGTAAGAGGGCCTTGCTGTGTTGACAGGCCAAGGGAACTTACTCCTAGGGGAGGGGAGGGCGATATGTGCACTTTAGAAACCAAGGGGGAAGCTTCCTTCCAGAGACAGACAAGGGGAGGGCCAGGCAGAGGCCCCAGGGCGGGAGGCTACGGGGCTCTGGTAGGGCCGGGCTGCTGACCACGGTGGCGAGTGTCTGCTGCCTCCCTCCAGGCCTCAGCTTGGCTCTGGAAGAGTCCAGGTGTCCCTTGCAGCTTGTGGAGGGTCCgtgtggctcctgcctgctcctggtGGAAAGGAGGGCCCTGGCAATCCCCGCACCTCCAGCTGTGGCCTGTGCTACAGCCTGGCATCTCTGGAGCCTGCGGGCACCATGCCCCTCTGCGTTCTGGTACACATCATCTGTGTGGCTGGGCTGCACGCTCGGCCCCTTTCCCCGCCCCTTCTGGCTGCCTCAGGCTCTCCAGCACCACTTCCAGGCGAGGTCCCACTGGCCTCCCTCCAGGGTCCCGCTTCGGGTCCCAGGCATGGCTCAGCCACTGCCCATTGCTCAGGCCTGAAGTGCTGGGACAGCCACACTCCAGTGTGTCTTAACCTCAGTGGGACACAGGAGTAGCTTAGGAAGGCCCCTGGTCTGTGCTGAGGGGTCCCACCAGCAGAGCTCCTGGCCAAGGGACCTTGCTGGACACCTGGCTGGCCATACAGCCCACAGCGTCTACGCCTGAGCCAGCTGCTTCTGAGCCCTTGCATCTGTCCTGCTGCAGGCTGACCAGTGGCGTTTGTGGAGGTCACGGCCTTGGAGCCAGAGCTAGGACCAAGGCAAGCCACTGACAACTCCTCTATTTTCTGTCTGTAAAGAGAGGTTTGTTTCCGTTAAGAGCTGCCGGATCCTGGAAGGACTCAGGAGCCCTTGGCCCACAGAGCAGGTGTGTCAGTGCCCCGGTGCCACCGGCACAGAGTACCACAAACCAGGGGGCTTAGAAGAAACGATCATCTTACAGAAGTCAGAAGTCTAAAGTCAGGCCAGCAGGGCCCTCCGACGGCTCTAGGGGAAGCTGCTTcctcctcttccagcttctgggagCTCCAGGAGCTCCTGGGCCTGTGGGTGGCTTGCTCTGGTCTCTGCCGTGTCGCCCATGATGATCCCCCGTGTCTCTGTTCCTCTTAGAAGGACACTTACTCTATTCCAGGGTgatgtcattttaattatatctttAATGACCGTATTTCCACATAAGATCCCATCAGAGGCACTGGGAGTTAGGagttcatgtgtctttttttgaGGGGCACAATTCAGTGCATAACAGTCTGCCCCATGGCGGGTCCCTCCAGCGTGCAAGTGACAGTTAACCCCAGTAGCCCTAAAAGTCTTCACCATTTCAGCATCAACTCCAAGTCCAAAAATCCCATCTAAATATCGTCCACACGAAGTTCCACAGCTCAGCATGTAAATACCGTCTAAACGAGGCACGGGTGAGGCTTGGAGTGCGCTTCATTCCTCTCCAGCTGGGACACTGTGAAATCAGGCAACAAATCATCTGTTTCAGAAGTTCCACCATAAGACAAGCATAGACATTCCCACCCCAAAAGGGAAAACTGGGAGGAAAAAGGTTGGCAGGTCCCAAGTGAGTTCAAACCCAGCAGCTGAAATTCCAGTTGACTTCCAGGCCTGCAAATCCTCTTTGGCTCCCTGCTCAGTCCTCAGCCTGCAGGGGCAGCCCCGCCTCGTCAGCTTCGGCCTTGGCCTCTGCAGCTCAGCTCTTGGAGCCTGCCTTCCTTTCGGTCCAGCCTGGCAGCACTTCAGATGGTACAAAATTCTCACACACCTTGTTGCCTTATCATGCAGCTCACCAGTGTCCAAGCGCTCAGACAGGTGGGTCCGCAGGCCTTTCCCAGAGGCCCCACCTGTCCCTGTCTGCTGCTGAGATGGTTAGTTGGATGCACAGGTCACATCTCATCTCTAGCAAACCCTGGTCCAACCACACCCTTGGCCACGTCTCAGAGCTGCCTGGATACAGCATTTTTCAGATCCCCAAGGGCTGGTGCCTTTTTGCTTAATGGTTCCTGCCTCACTGATGGTTTCCCTCTTGTGTCTGCTGTAAGTAGCAAGGAGAAGCCAGGTGGCACTTTCCACACTGCTTGGAAATCTCAGCTGAATGTCCAGGCTCATCAGCTGTAGGCCCCACCATGCACCCAACAGTAGAGCCCCAGCCAGCCAAGCTTTCTGCTGCCTCCTCTGGTTCCCAGTAGCACACTCATTTCCACCTGAGACCTCACTGGAAGCACCTGTTGGGTCGGCATTGCTGCTGGTATCCAGTCTGTGATGCTGTGTGTATTCTCCAAGACGACGGCAGCTCTCCTCTCCCGGCCGTTTCCGGGCTTGTCTTCACGCCTTTCCACCAACAGTCGCGCAGGCCCTCACCATAGTTCTTCCAGCCTCTCCCCATCACCCACTTCCAAAGCTGCTGCCACCGTTCTCGGTGTTAGGTTTCCACAGCGCCcttcctggtaccaaaatctgttcACTTCTTGtggttgctgtaacaaagtgtcaaactgggtggcttaaaaaaaacagaaatagattgtcttaagttctggaggctggaagtccaaggtgaAGGTATTGGCAGGGCCCCGTTCCCTCTGAAACCTCTTAGAGACCTCCGTTGCCCCCCAGTTTCTGGTGTTTGCCACAGCCCGTggtgtttcttggcttgtggccgcATTGCTCCAGGCGGCCTCTGTCTTCGTGTGCTGCCTCCCCGCCTGCCTGTGTCTTCCCATCTTTCCTTTGCTTAGAAGGGCCCTGGTCATTTGGATTAGGGTGCACCCCACTCCAGTGTGACCTCAGTTGTATCTGCATCAACCCTGTTGTAAATACAGCCACATTTCCAAGCACTGGGGGTTAGGAGGCAGACGTAGCCTTTTTGGGACACACCTTGTGACGCTGGCCCCATTGCCATTTCATGGTGGCTGAGCAGGTAGGGACCCCACCCAGTCCTGTGCTCTCACTGCTCACCTGCCTGCCAGagtggggtggggcaggtggCTTTGGGAGCCCCTTTCTCACCCGGTACCAGGTGGCAGAGCCCATGGGCCTGAGCCCCCTGCAGCCGAGCTGCCCAGGCTGACCCAAGCCCTCCTTAGGCCATGCGGACCCTCAGTTGGAagcacaccctgggcctggtgaCCATGGACGTGGAGCTGGCTGACCGCACGCTGTCTGTGGCGGTCACCCCGGTACAGGCGGTGATCTTGCTGTATTTTCAGGACCAAGGTGAGCCCACCAGCCCCTAGCTAGTCTGCCCCGGCCACATGGCCCAGGTGTGGGTGAGGGACTGTTCCCCAGTGACGGTGTGGTTTGGGGCAGCTGCGCCAGCAGGCAGCACCCTTCCCTTTCCCACGGGCAAGGCAGGGTGGTCTGGGAGCCCCCCGACCTCTGGGCTGACAGGAGGCAGGGGAGGTGCAGCCTGTGCCCAGTCTGCCCAGTGTCCCGGTCACTCTGCACGCAGCCAGCTGGACCCTGGAGGAACTGAGCAAGGCAGTGAAGATGCCCGTGGCACTGCTACGGCGGCGGATGTCTGTGTGGCTGCAGCAGGGCGTGCTGCGCGAGGAGCCCCCCGGCAC
Above is a window of Papio anubis isolate 15944 chromosome 13, Panubis1.0, whole genome shotgun sequence DNA encoding:
- the ANAPC2 gene encoding anaphase-promoting complex subunit 2 isoform X1 translates to MAAAVVVAEGDSDSRPGQELLVAWNTVSTGLVPPAALGLVSSRTSGAVPPKEEELRAAVEVLRGHGLHSVLEEWFVEVLQNDLQANISPEFWNAISQCENSTDEPQCLLLLLDAFGLLESRLDPYLRSLDLLEKWTRLGLLMGTGAQGLREKVHTMLRGVLFFSTPRTFQEMIQRLYGCFLRVYMQSKRKGEGGTDPELEGELDSRYARRRYYRLLQSPLCAGCSSDKQQCWCRQALEQFHQLSQVLHRLSLLERVSAEAVTTTLHQVTRERMEDRCRGEYERSFLREFHKWIERVVGWLGKVFLQDGPARPASPEAGNTLRRWRCHVQRFFYRIYASLRIEELFSIIRDFPDSRPAIEDLKYCLERTDQRQQLLVSLKAALETRLLHPGVNTCDIITLYISAIKALRVLDPSMVILEVACEPIRRYLRTREDTVRQIVAGLTGDSDGTGDLAVELSKTDPASLETGQDSEDDSGEPEDWVPDPVDADPGKSSSKRRSSDIISLLVSIYGSKDLFINEYRSLLADRLLHQFSFSPEREIRNVELLKLRFGEAPMHFCEVMLKDMADSRRINANIREEDEKRPAEEQPPFGVYAVILSSEFWPPFKDEKLEVPEDIRAALEAYCKKYEQLKAMRTLSWKHTLGLVTMDVELADRTLSVAVTPVQAVILLYFQDQASWTLEELSKAVKMPVALLRRRMSVWLQQGVLREEPPGTFSVIEEERPQDRDNMVLLDSDDESDSGMASQADQKEEELLLFWTYIQAMLTNLESLSLDRIYNMLRMFVVTGPALAEIDLQELQGYLQKKVRDQQLVYSAGVYRLPKNCS
- the ANAPC2 gene encoding anaphase-promoting complex subunit 2 isoform X2, encoding MAAAVVVAEGDSDSRPGQELLVAWNTVSTGLVPPAALGLVSSRTSGAVPPKEEELRAAVEVLRGHGLHSVLEEWFVEVLQNDLQANISPEFWNAISQCENSTDEPQCLLLLLDAFGLLESRLDPYLRSLDLLEKWTRLGLLMGTGAQGLREKVHTMLRGVLFFSTPRTFQEMIQRLYGCFLRVYMQSKRKGEGGTDPELEGELDSRYARRRYYRLLQSPLCAGCSSDKQQCWCRQALEQFHQLSQVLHRLSLLERVSAEAVTTTLHQVTRERMEDRCRGEYERSFLREFHKWIERVVGWLGKVFLQDGPARPASPEAGNTLRRWRCHVQRFFYRIYASLRIEELFSIIRDFPDSRPAIEDLKYCLERTDQRQQLLVSLKAALETRLLHPGVNTCDIITLYISAIKALRVLDPSMVILEVACEPIRRYLRTREDTVRQIVAGLTGDSDGTGDLAVELSKTDPASLETGQDSEDDSGEPEDWVPDPVDADPGKSSSKRRSSDIISLLVSIYGSKDLFINEYRSLLADRLLHQFSFSPEREIRNVELLKLRFGEAPMHFCEVMLKDMADSRRINANIREEDEKRPAEEQPPFGVYAVILSSEFWPPFKDEKLEVPEDIRAALEAYCKKYEQLKGGSRGARVALCPGQRSQAHLTPRTAALPPSPGLFPRELPLQVPAVLEDRGCGSVVGIGGKQMWGVEE